AGCGCGGCGGCGGCGCTCTGGCGCCAGCCCTCAAAGAGCCGCGCCAGGCGCTCCGCGATGGCAGGGTTGCGCGCCGCGTGGGCGCAGAACTCGTAGAGCAGCAGCGACCACCCGGGCTCGCGCTGCGCGACGTCCAGAAGCGACTGGAAGATCGTCTGGGACGACTCCTGAACGGGTGTATTCTGGCCCGATGTGCCAGGGGACAGCGCCGCGCCGTGGGCTTCCAGCAGGGCGAGGAAGACCTCCTCCTTGGTCTGAAAGTGGACGTAGAAGGCGCCCTTGGAGTAGCCCGCCTCCCGCACAATATCGTCCACGGTGGCTTTCTCATAGCCGTCGCGGGCGAAGATGCGGAAGGATGCGTCCAGAAGCCTGGCACGGGTGGCCTGGGCCTGGCTGCGGGGGCGTCGTCCGGTGGTCGTCATCTCGTGCTCCGGCGTGGGGAGTGACTGGGCAGTCTCTATTGTCCCCAAATCGCCGCGGCTGTCAATGGCGCGGGCAACGTGCCGGACAGGCGAAACAGGCCGAATTGGTGGAGTCGCGCGGACGCACGTCCAGATGGGCTGCGGCGTCTCTCAGCGAGCGAAAGGGTGCGCGTGGAGGGGAGGGTGGCTGCGACAGCCCTTAAACCATGGCAGGGGTGGAGTCAGCGGGTCGAAGCGCGATTGACGGCTTGACCGCGATCACGTAGGAGCACGAGGGACTGCCGTCAGCCAGACAGTTTTCCCGGTCCACCTCGGTGTTCAGCAGATTGGTGATGAGCGCTTTGTCAATGCAACAGACGGCGTTGTTGCCCTGGGCAACGCACCGGAAGGGACAGTTGAGCAGGCGGATGCGCACCCGGCCCGGGCCGGCCCAGTCCAACTCCGGGTAGAAATCTTCACCGCGCAGGATGTCCACCACCCCGACGAGCTGCTCTTGGAAGCTCCTGCCGGTCATCTTGCTTTCGTGGCGCTCAACCAGGCGTTCGCCGATGCGCTGCAAGGCCGTTTGCAGGACGCTGCGCCCGTCGCGCCCTTCGATGTCCTGGACGTTGAGCGCCTTGATCTCGTCCAGGAGCATGGCCAGCAGGTTGCCGTAGCTCTTGGGGAGGCGATCAAGTCCGTTCTCGGTCAAGTAGAAGACGTGCTCGGGGCGGCCCGTCTTCCGGCGGACCTCCCGGTAGGCGATAAGGTTGTCCCGCTGCAGAATGTCGAGGTGGCGCCGGACGGTCGCAGGCGCGAGATGGAGGGCGGTGGCGATGTCCTCGACGGTGGCGCTGGAGTGACGGAGGACGAAATGGAGGATTTGTGGCCTGGTCCCGTCCATGCTGAGTCCCACTTTCCTGTTTGCTGGGGCGCCGTTACCAGATTAACAGACATAATTAGGGGTGTCAATGGTCTTTTATGTATTTTATGCAAAAAATGAGGAAAAGCTTGACAAGTGACGTTCTCAGGTGTACACTATTCTGTCTCTAAAAGGGTTGGGGGGGTGCACACATGAGAAAGCAACAAGTCCTGATCAGGCCGCGGGAGACAGAGCCCACCGAAACGTCCGCGCCCGTATCGGGTTGCCATCATCGGTGGATTGTCGAGACCCCGCGAGGCCCCGCGAGCAAGGGCGTTTGCGCCGTTTGCCACGTGGAGCGCCTCTTTCCGAACTACATCGAGGACCCGTATCCGCACACCGACTGGATACGGGAGGTCTCCAGCCTGGGCGACGGCTGGAAACATGGCGCCGCGGCGGCGGGTGGTAAGGAGTAGGGCCGGAGGCCTTATTGCCCTTATTCCTTGGCAGCCTGGACCACGGACTTCCATAGCTCGTCGTGCTGGCCGGGATCGAAGGGCGT
This window of the Dehalococcoidia bacterium genome carries:
- a CDS encoding ArsR family transcriptional regulator, which translates into the protein MDGTRPQILHFVLRHSSATVEDIATALHLAPATVRRHLDILQRDNLIAYREVRRKTGRPEHVFYLTENGLDRLPKSYGNLLAMLLDEIKALNVQDIEGRDGRSVLQTALQRIGERLVERHESKMTGRSFQEQLVGVVDILRGEDFYPELDWAGPGRVRIRLLNCPFRCVAQGNNAVCCIDKALITNLLNTEVDRENCLADGSPSCSYVIAVKPSIALRPADSTPAMV